TTATTTTTGTTATTGAATCATTATAAAACATTTTAAGATTTTCATTACAAAAAAACTCATCATGCTTTCCAAAAAATTCTATTTTCCCATCTCTCATATATAAAACTTTAAATTTTAGAGCATAAGCTAAATCAAGATTATGAGTAATTATAATTTTTTGTTTTAGAAAATCTGAGTTAAAAATATCAAAAACCTCTTTTAATCTTGTAATATCTAAGTTTGCAGTCAATTCATCAAAAATAGTAATTTTGGCATTATGTAAAATACTTGAACCTAAAAGAAGAAGTTGTTTTTCCCCTGAACTAAAAGCTTTACAATATTTATATTCAAGCTTTTTTAGATTTAAAATATCAATTAATTCATCTATTTTTTTATTATCAACTTGATCAATACATGCTAATTCAAAGAATTCTCGTAAAGTTATGTACTCATCAAATATTGATAGTTTTGGAGGAATATAGTTTATATATTCTGCTCTTTTTTTGTCACTTAAATCACATAGATTTTCATCAAAAAGCTTCACATTATTGTTTTCAATTAGATTAGATAAAACTTTTGCAAGAGTTGACTTCCCTGCTCCATTTTCACCTAATATAAGAAGATTTTCATTCTCTTCTAAAGAAAAAGTAACATCATATAAGATATCACTATTGTATTTATTTATTTCTAACATTTTCTAATATCTTTTTAAAATCATTTATAAAATAAACTACTCTTTGACTTGGTATTCCAGCATACAGTTTATCTACAATATAAATATTTTTTTTAATTGCAGCATTTACAGGTAACTCTAACCAATTAGACATAAGTTCTTTTTGTTCTTCAATTTTTCCATCTAAAAAAGGAGATAAAAGAACTATTATATCAGGATTCATATTGATAATTTTTTCACTATTTACAACTGGTTGATTTTTACTTGTTGAAAAAAATGCATTTTTATTATCTGAAGCTTTTATAATATCTTCAAAATAAAGATGATTCCCTGTAATATAAATCTGATTGTTTAGATTTTTTTTAGGACCTATTACTATTAAAACTTTTTTGTTTGAAGTAATTCCTTTTAAAGAAAATAAAGAAGAGTTAATATTTGATATTAACTCATTTGCTTTTTCTTCTTTTTGGAAATACTCTCCTAAAGTTTTAATAGTTTTTTTAATAGCATCAATAGTATCTGTTTTAAATACTAAAGTTTTTATATCTAAACTCTTTAAATTTCGTAATAGTTTTTCATCATAATTTTGAGCAATTACAACTGTAGGCTTTGCTTCTATAATTTTTTCTAAAGATATAGTTGCATATCCACCTACTTTCTTTACGTCTTTTGACTCAATTGGGAAATCACAATATTGAGTATTAGCTACTACACTATTTCCCATTCCAAGAGCATAAACTATTTCATTTATTGAAGGAGTCAAAGTTACTATTCTGATCTCCCCAAATAAATTTATACAAAAGATAAAAAGAATAAATATAATTTTTTTCATATTAGAATGTAGCCTTTAAACCTACATAAGCACTTCTCTCTGCTGTTGCATAACCATCAACTGTTTGGTAGTATTTATTAAATAAATTATCAACTTTTAAATATGTTGAAAAAGTTTTGTTGATTTCATAATTTATAACTGAATTCCAAACTGTATAATTTCCTGTTCTTGCATCAACAGTATGTGTTCCATAAGAATATTCAACTCTATCTCCAACATATTCACTATTAATTCCAATGTGTAGTTTGTCTATACCATAATAATCAAAACTTACTTTAAAAGTTTCAGTAGGAACTCTTTCAAGTTTATATTTTTCATTATCTTTTGCATAGTTTTTTGTATAATTTAAAGTTGTAAGAAGGTCTAATAATATCTCTTTTTTATATTCAATTTCAAAACCTTTAATTGTTGATGTACCATCTAAATTAGCATATTCAAAAGTGCTCTTATCAAAAGTTTTCATATTTTTAATTTTATTGTGGAAATATGTTAATTTAAGGCCATTAAATCCAAAAGTTACATCAGCACTTTTAGTTGTATCTGGTTGTAAATCATAACTTGAATTTGAATACGGTCCAAATCTTTCATAAGGAGTTGGTACATTATAAGCTGTTCCTGCATTAGCCGATAAATAAATAGATTGGTTAAAGCTATATTTTAGACCTAATTTTCCTGTTAATTTGTTATCAAAAGCTGTATACTTGTCATATCTTAATGATTCTGTTACCACAAGATTATTAAACTTATTGCTATTAGTTAAAAATATACCTTTATTGTTATATTTCTCATTTATGTCATCTTTATGCTCAAAATCTTTATAATCAAACCCAAATAATAAAAAAGAATCCGTATTATATTTTAAATTACTTTTAATTCCATACTCATTAATATCTCCATTAAAAGATTTTGTATAGCCAGTTGGATAATTTCTTTTAAAGTCTGATCTTTTAAAACTTATATCAGTTGTAAAGTTTGAAGATATATTCTCTAAATTTACACTTGTAATTCTATTTTTAAATTCTGAATCACTACTTCCATTTGGATTATTATATGAATCTGCTTCATTGTCTGCATTTATAAAGGTATGGGATAAAGCAATTTTATTTGAATCATTTAATTTATAATCCACTTTAGCAGATGTTGTTCTATTTATATAACCATCTTTTTCATAACTATTAACATCAGTTCCTCTTGGCGCTTGAGCAGTAAAACCGTCAGTATCTAAAAATGAATGCGAAATTTTTGTAGATATTTTTTCATTCTTATAAGAAATATTCGTAGATATCTTTTTTGTATTAAAGGAACCTGCTTCAAGATTAATATTTCCATGTAAACCACTCTTAATTGGATTACTAATAATATTGATAACTCCAGAAGTAGCATCAGCTCCCCAGATTCCTGATTGTGCACCTTTAATTACTTCAATTTGTTTTATATCCGATATTTGCAAATGCTGTATTTGTGCACCACTTGTTCCAGTTAGGTCATTAAGTCTAACACCATCTAATAGTAGTAGAACCCTATCAGAATCAAAGCCTCTAACTCTAATTGAAGTTGCTTTTCCTAATCCACCATTACTAGTATATGAAATACCAGCAAGCGTATTTAAAGCTTCAGAAACTGTAGTAAAGTTTCTTTCTTCTAATTCTTCTTTTGTAATAACATCTATATTTGATGTAACATCTTTGATTGATTGGCTTGATTTTGTAGCACTTGTAACTGTGATTTCGTCTAATTGGGCAGTGTCATTTGCGTAGATATTTGTGGCTATTAGTAAGCTTAGCCCTAAGCTTGTAGATATTTTTTTATTCATTATTTATATTCCTGGTTTTTTTATATTTTATTTGTTGAATCTAAGTTTATGGGTTTTAATTCTTTTGCTAGTAATATTTTTAATATTTTTGGCAAGAAGCTATCTAAAATTGCATCTATCATGCAGTTTAAAGATTGCATTTTTTTATCAACAGTAGCTGCTAATATTCCAAAAATTGTAAAATATTTTTTTGATTTACTAATCATGTATCCTCCTTTAAAAAATTTTGTTTGTAATAATTATCGGGATTATATAGAAAAATAGATAAAACTATTGAATTAATAGTTTTAAATATGACAGCTTAGTATGCTTTTTGTTGGATCAATGATGTATTCATAACCTAAATAAGCTATATACAGTCC
This sequence is a window from Poseidonibacter parvus. Protein-coding genes within it:
- a CDS encoding ATP-binding cassette domain-containing protein, producing the protein MLEINKYNSDILYDVTFSLEENENLLILGENGAGKSTLAKVLSNLIENNNVKLFDENLCDLSDKKRAEYINYIPPKLSIFDEYITLREFFELACIDQVDNKKIDELIDILNLKKLEYKYCKAFSSGEKQLLLLGSSILHNAKITIFDELTANLDITRLKEVFDIFNSDFLKQKIIITHNLDLAYALKFKVLYMRDGKIEFFGKHDEFFCNENLKMFYNDSITKINEHLVVNL
- a CDS encoding ABC transporter substrate-binding protein, yielding MKKIIFILFIFCINLFGEIRIVTLTPSINEIVYALGMGNSVVANTQYCDFPIESKDVKKVGGYATISLEKIIEAKPTVVIAQNYDEKLLRNLKSLDIKTLVFKTDTIDAIKKTIKTLGEYFQKEEKANELISNINSSLFSLKGITSNKKVLIVIGPKKNLNNQIYITGNHLYFEDIIKASDNKNAFFSTSKNQPVVNSEKIINMNPDIIVLLSPFLDGKIEEQKELMSNWLELPVNAAIKKNIYIVDKLYAGIPSQRVVYFINDFKKILENVRNK
- a CDS encoding TonB-dependent receptor plug domain-containing protein, encoding MNKKISTSLGLSLLIATNIYANDTAQLDEITVTSATKSSQSIKDVTSNIDVITKEELEERNFTTVSEALNTLAGISYTSNGGLGKATSIRVRGFDSDRVLLLLDGVRLNDLTGTSGAQIQHLQISDIKQIEVIKGAQSGIWGADATSGVINIISNPIKSGLHGNINLEAGSFNTKKISTNISYKNEKISTKISHSFLDTDGFTAQAPRGTDVNSYEKDGYINRTTSAKVDYKLNDSNKIALSHTFINADNEADSYNNPNGSSDSEFKNRITSVNLENISSNFTTDISFKRSDFKRNYPTGYTKSFNGDINEYGIKSNLKYNTDSFLLFGFDYKDFEHKDDINEKYNNKGIFLTNSNKFNNLVVTESLRYDKYTAFDNKLTGKLGLKYSFNQSIYLSANAGTAYNVPTPYERFGPYSNSSYDLQPDTTKSADVTFGFNGLKLTYFHNKIKNMKTFDKSTFEYANLDGTSTIKGFEIEYKKEILLDLLTTLNYTKNYAKDNEKYKLERVPTETFKVSFDYYGIDKLHIGINSEYVGDRVEYSYGTHTVDARTGNYTVWNSVINYEINKTFSTYLKVDNLFNKYYQTVDGYATAERSAYVGLKATF